One window from the genome of Brettanomyces bruxellensis chromosome 2, complete sequence encodes:
- a CDS encoding uncharacterized protein (BUSCO:EOG09264S40), producing the protein MSSIENTPLDELQWKSPEWVNAFGLRTDNVLEYFAQSPFFDRTSNNQVLKMQHQFSDANYTVNPYEMILKDLKKMKGVEFVIAMVREPDFWVIRKQHRHSETETQTIADFYIIGSSVYMAPSIKAILSSRLLSTTLNLRNAMRSLQGLPQFSPSKGHYYEFSTLYEKEGEDKHPDKKEQLTEKQNETEEESSFQLPSTSSSAFNNLLNLSLQKTSVFLDEIPEKCVSDGKGPTSTDMTPQGSQIQGKMN; encoded by the coding sequence ATGTCATCTATTGAAAATACACCGTTGGACGAATTACAGTGGAAATCACCCGAATGGGTGAATGCGTTTGGTTTAAGAACAGATAATGTACTTGAATACTTTGCACAGTCTCCATTTTTTGATCGAACGTCGAATAACCAagttttgaaaatgcagcaCCAGTTTTCAGATGCAAATTACACGGTTAATCCATACGAAATGATATTGAAAGACCttaaaaagatgaaaggaGTTGAGTTTGTGATAGCGATGGTTCGAGAACCGGACTTTTGGGTGATCAGGAAGCAGCATCGGCATTCGGAGACCGAAACACAGACAATAGCGGACTTTTACATCATTGGATCCAGTGTTTATATGGCCCCTTCGATAAAAGCGATACTATCAAGCAGGCTTTTAAGCACAACATTGAATCTTCGTAATGCCATGCGATCATTGCAAGGGCTACCGCAGTTTTCACCTTCTAAAGGCCACTATTACGAGTTTTCAACTCTTTATGAAAAGGAAGGAGAAGACAAACATCCtgacaaaaaagagcaattAACTGAAAAACAGAATGAAACTGAGGAAGAGTCAAGCTTCCAACTTCCCAGCACTTCGTCTAGTGCTTTCAACAATCTTTTGAATCTCTCCTTACAGAAAACATCCGTGTTCCTCGATGAAATTCCGGAAAAATGTGTTTCGGACGGAAAAGGTCCAACCAGCACAGATATGACACCACAAGGTTCGCAAATCCAAGGCAAAATGAATTAA